The following nucleotide sequence is from Candidatus Margulisiibacteriota bacterium.
ATGGTAAAAGCATAACAGGATAAGTTTTTTATTTTGATAATGGGTGGCAAATGGTTAATTTTCTTTTTTCTATTGCTGCCCATTTTCTTAGCCGCAGATACAAAACTGCCATTAACTGCCGGTAATGAGCTCACCGCTTTTACTTTATTTAATTATGATAATTTGATCGCTGATAGTTATGAAAACGATAAGGCTTACCTGAAGCAGCTGGCGTATCTATTGAGCTGTGCGACAAAAGTTGCCGAAGCTGATTACTTAAATATTCTGCAAAGTCCCGACCTGAGCGCCGAGGATTTTCCCGTGACTTATCTGCTGAAACTAAACCGCAAAGTCAGAGAGATCAGCGGTTTTTATTTTATTGATACGGATGATTAGAAGAATATTTTTCATTTTAATACTGTTCGCGGCGGCGCTGGCCGCTGACGAATATTATTACAGCCGTGAATGGCTGAATTTGTTGTATTACGAGAAAACCTGGACAGGCTATCGCAGCACGGCCGCGTCCGCGGATTTTTTTGTTTTCGAGCGTGGACGTGACGATCCCCAGGCCGAATATGAAGCAGCGCTACGTTTGGTAAAAGCAAACGATGCGCAGTTCAAAGCAAAATTTCCTTTACGCTACAAATATATCGCCAGACAAAATAATTTAGAGTATGTTCCGGCCGTTACACTGACTGAAAATATTACGAAGATAGTTTTGGCCTATCCCAACCGCTATATGCAAAATCCAGTGTCGATGTTCGGGCATCTTTTCTTGGTACTGGAAACAGAGCGCGGATTTCTGGACAGCAAAATTTTACATTATGTCGCGGATACGCGCGGCGACGCGCAGGGGTTGGCATATGCGTTCAAAGGTCTGACGGGCGGCTACCGGGGCGCGTTTTACGAGGAGCTGTATTACAAAAAAATCAAAGAGTACAATTATTTGGAAGACCGAGAAGTTCTGTACTATGATCTAAACCTTGCGCCCGAACAAATCGAGGATCTGCGGCTGCACTGTATCGAACTGCGCAATACATTTTTTCATTATTATTTTTTAGATGCCAACTGCGCGTATTATATCGGTAAATTTTTAAATGTCATTTTGGCTAAAGACAGTCTGTGCAGAGGCCTGTATGTGCTGCCCGCAGAATTGATCAATAGTCTCCACGCCGACGGGCTGCTGCGCAATGAACGGACGCGCCCGACGGCCACCAGGACATTCCATTATCTTTACAATAATTTGAACAACGGACAAAAAGCGCAAGTTCGCGCGCTACTGACCGCCGAGATTGAGGACACGGACGCCGATGTAGAGACGTTGAAAACTTTTCTGGCTATTTCGGAATTTATACTCAGCAATAAAAGCGATTATGCCGGGATTATCAGGCACAACCGCATCCTGGCATATCGCAAACTCAACACAAATAATGCGGATCAAACGCGCCCCGCAATGCGCGCACGGGAAAATGCGCCAAACATCAAGCATAATTCTTTGAAATTGATGATTGCTTCTCAAGAATCTGCGGAGTGGTCTTTTAGCCCAATTCATTTTTCCAGCGGCGCGGAAAACGACGCTCTGGAAATTAAAGACGTGAAGTTTTTTGGTGGGGGCGCGAAAAGTTATAAAGACAAAAAGCCGCGCTACAATTTTGACCTGCTGGCCATCGACAATCTGGCGCAGAGCAATTCGCTGTTGCCCGCGGTGTCGTGGTCGGCCAAGAGCCAGTTTTCTTTTCAGCGGAATTTCACGGCAAATCAAGAGTTGTATCTGGGCTGCGCTTTCAATCTGCTGAATAACGGCTTGTTTTATTTTTTGCTTGGCGGCAATTACGCCAATTATGACGACCTCGCAGAAAAAGATTTAGAACATTTGCGCCTGACTTCCGGTGGAAAAACCGGCGTGAAGCAAAACCTATTTCAGAATGGTT
It contains:
- a CDS encoding DUF4105 domain-containing protein; translation: MIRRIFFILILFAAALAADEYYYSREWLNLLYYEKTWTGYRSTAASADFFVFERGRDDPQAEYEAALRLVKANDAQFKAKFPLRYKYIARQNNLEYVPAVTLTENITKIVLAYPNRYMQNPVSMFGHLFLVLETERGFLDSKILHYVADTRGDAQGLAYAFKGLTGGYRGAFYEELYYKKIKEYNYLEDREVLYYDLNLAPEQIEDLRLHCIELRNTFFHYYFLDANCAYYIGKFLNVILAKDSLCRGLYVLPAELINSLHADGLLRNERTRPTATRTFHYLYNNLNNGQKAQVRALLTAEIEDTDADVETLKTFLAISEFILSNKSDYAGIIRHNRILAYRKLNTNNADQTRPAMRARENAPNIKHNSLKLMIASQESAEWSFSPIHFSSGAENDALEIKDVKFFGGGAKSYKDKKPRYNFDLLAIDNLAQSNSLLPAVSWSAKSQFSFQRNFTANQELYLGCAFNLLNNGLFYFLLGGNYANYDDLAEKDLEHLRLTSGGKTGVKQNLFQNGYWRLEYANKYQKDYLLAELAYKWGDLLGRITCLNASGGQVYKLGAVWLF